A window from Hymenobacter volaticus encodes these proteins:
- a CDS encoding SMP-30/gluconolactonase/LRE family protein, which translates to MSSSIFRPGFLLVGLVATAGFTLVASAVRAQVKPNDGLVAGEVAPKLVAQQFKFTEGPAVDKAGNVYFTDQPNDKIWKYSTDGKLSVFLEKSGRANGLYFDKQGNLLACADEQNQLWSIAPDGKVTVLLQDVQGHRFNGPNDLWIHPTSQAIYFTDPYYQRDYWTRKAPDPNIGGQKLYYLPKGQKQPQVADDQLQQPNGIIGTPDGRQLYVADIKANKTYRYQIGTDGKLTNRQLFVEQGSDGMTIDNQGNVYLTGKGVTIYNSAGQKIQHIPVPAEWTGNVCFGGKDRKTLFITASESVFVLPMQVKGVQ; encoded by the coding sequence ATGAGTTCTTCTATTTTCCGCCCTGGCTTTTTGCTCGTCGGTCTTGTGGCCACGGCTGGTTTTACGCTCGTTGCCTCCGCAGTCAGGGCCCAAGTCAAGCCTAACGATGGCTTAGTGGCCGGCGAAGTCGCCCCAAAACTGGTGGCACAGCAGTTTAAATTCACGGAAGGCCCTGCCGTAGATAAGGCTGGCAATGTGTATTTCACCGACCAGCCCAACGACAAGATCTGGAAGTACAGCACCGACGGCAAACTCAGCGTGTTTCTTGAAAAATCAGGCCGTGCCAATGGCCTCTACTTCGACAAGCAAGGCAACCTACTGGCCTGCGCCGACGAGCAAAATCAGCTCTGGTCGATAGCGCCGGACGGAAAAGTGACGGTGCTTTTGCAGGATGTGCAAGGCCACCGCTTCAATGGCCCCAACGACCTCTGGATTCACCCAACCAGCCAGGCTATCTACTTCACTGACCCCTACTACCAGCGCGACTACTGGACCCGCAAAGCTCCTGACCCCAACATCGGAGGTCAAAAACTGTACTACCTGCCCAAAGGCCAGAAGCAACCCCAAGTAGCTGACGACCAGCTACAACAACCCAACGGCATCATTGGTACGCCCGATGGCCGGCAGCTTTACGTAGCCGACATCAAAGCCAATAAAACTTACCGCTACCAAATCGGTACGGACGGCAAACTGACTAACCGCCAGCTCTTTGTAGAGCAAGGATCGGATGGCATGACCATCGACAACCAAGGCAACGTATACCTCACCGGCAAAGGCGTGACAATCTACAACTCCGCCGGTCAAAAAATCCAGCACATCCCCGTGCCCGCCGAGTGGACCGGCAACGTCTGTTTCGG